A DNA window from Campylobacter lari contains the following coding sequences:
- the hemA gene encoding glutamyl-tRNA reductase: MHYYCISFTHKNTDIATREKLSFSNEDKKRELLRLIHTNNKILESLVLSTCNRVEIFLFIGEIESINEHILKTLSLLCGVDKENLSTKADFYEDSGAIHHLFSVASSLDSLVIGETQIAGQLKDAYKFALQEQRCGVHLTRAVHYAFKCAANIRNQTEISKNPISVASVAVAKAKELINLENKTAVVVGAGEMSELACKHLLNAKAKVLILNRDIHNAQKLCEDLGENANCESIANLKEALNKYEIFFSATNAPHAIITNDILEEKDYKRYFFDIAVPRDIDVKANEKNIVYAVDDLEEVVRKNLTLREHQAQIAYSIVGAMTNEFFQHLSKLATLPLVKQLRLQADEIAKEQLQKAIDKGYLKHSNHEEARKLIRQVMNAFLHHPSVNLKKLSGTMQNDSVVNAMRYVFDLKNESMEGLNFYKCEFNLENNHEI; the protein is encoded by the coding sequence ATGCATTATTATTGTATCAGTTTTACGCACAAAAATACAGATATTGCTACTAGAGAAAAACTTTCCTTTTCCAATGAAGATAAAAAAAGAGAACTATTAAGATTAATCCATACTAATAATAAAATTCTAGAAAGTTTAGTGCTTAGCACTTGCAATAGAGTTGAAATTTTTCTTTTTATCGGAGAAATTGAAAGTATCAATGAACATATTTTAAAAACACTTAGTTTGCTTTGTGGGGTTGATAAAGAAAATTTAAGCACAAAAGCTGATTTTTATGAAGATAGTGGGGCTATCCATCATTTATTTTCTGTGGCAAGTTCACTTGATAGTTTAGTTATTGGAGAAACACAAATTGCTGGACAATTAAAAGATGCTTATAAATTTGCTCTACAAGAACAAAGATGTGGTGTGCATTTAACTAGAGCAGTCCATTATGCTTTTAAATGTGCAGCAAATATTAGAAATCAAACTGAAATTTCCAAAAATCCTATTTCAGTTGCTTCAGTAGCGGTAGCAAAAGCCAAAGAGCTTATAAATTTAGAAAATAAAACTGCAGTTGTAGTGGGTGCAGGGGAAATGAGTGAGTTAGCCTGTAAACATTTATTAAATGCTAAAGCTAAAGTGTTGATTTTAAATCGAGATATACACAATGCCCAAAAACTTTGTGAGGATTTAGGTGAAAATGCAAATTGCGAAAGTATCGCAAATTTAAAAGAAGCATTAAATAAATATGAGATATTTTTTAGTGCCACAAACGCTCCACATGCTATCATAACCAATGACATATTAGAAGAAAAAGATTATAAAAGATATTTTTTTGATATAGCAGTGCCTAGGGATATTGATGTAAAAGCAAATGAAAAAAATATAGTTTATGCTGTTGATGATTTAGAAGAAGTTGTAAGAAAAAATTTAACACTAAGAGAACATCAAGCCCAGATTGCTTATTCTATAGTAGGCGCTATGACAAATGAGTTTTTCCAACATCTAAGCAAACTAGCAACCTTACCTTTGGTTAAGCAATTACGCTTGCAAGCTGATGAAATCGCTAAAGAACAATTACAAAAGGCCATAGATAAAGGATATTTAAAACACTCAAATCATGAAGAAGCAAGAAAGCTTATAAGACAGGTGATGAATGCATTTTTACATCATCCTAGTGTAAATTTAAAAAAACTAAGTGGAACTATGCAAAATGACTCTGTTGTAAATGCCATGCGTTATGTGTTTGATTTAAAAAATGAAAGCATGGAAGGTTTAAACTTCTATAAATGTGAATTTAATTTGGAGAATAATCATGAAATTTAG
- a CDS encoding proline--tRNA ligase: MMKFSKFYAISTKENPKDATLPSHIFLVKGAFVEQIGSGLYNFLPLGKRVLDKIKNIIKEEMDKAGALEVNLSFNTPAELWKESGRFNVFGKELLRFKDRKENDFVLGPTHEEAIVALVRNKVNSYKQLPLHLYQIGLKFRDEARPRFGLLRCREFLMKDGYSFHSSEADLDKEFNLMHETYSKILTRLGLEFRAVEADSGAIGGSGSKEFMVLAKNGEDDILLCEHCDYAANIEAAKRAKKSCEDERPEADFATQFHTPNVKTIEELAEFFKINPYYTVKAIAKKAIYENEEKIVVFFIRGDDELQEVKALNAANALELVDVSEEELEKAGLVPGFIGFVGLNGVDFYIDRELENETNMIIGANKKDYHLVGINVVNLNKERFKDLAAVKEHDLCPKCQHKLKQSKGIEVGHIFKLGNKYSKAMNASYLDENGKAQFFTMGCYGMGVSRLVAVAIEASHDEKGCIWNKTLAPFVLDIIVSNIKDTKAMEFAEQIYTHFKDKEILFDDRNERFGVKINDFELMGFPYALVIGKGLESDEVELIHRNTLEKQVLKTQEVISHLEKIL, encoded by the coding sequence ATCATGAAATTTAGTAAATTTTATGCCATAAGCACAAAAGAAAATCCAAAAGATGCTACCCTGCCAAGTCATATATTTTTAGTTAAGGGTGCTTTTGTAGAACAAATTGGAAGTGGTTTGTATAATTTTTTACCTTTAGGAAAAAGAGTTTTAGATAAGATTAAAAATATCATCAAAGAAGAAATGGATAAAGCAGGGGCTTTAGAAGTAAATTTAAGTTTTAATACCCCAGCTGAACTTTGGAAAGAAAGTGGGAGATTTAATGTTTTTGGTAAAGAGCTTTTACGCTTTAAAGATAGAAAAGAAAATGATTTTGTCTTAGGACCAACCCATGAAGAAGCCATAGTAGCTTTGGTTAGAAATAAAGTAAATTCTTACAAACAACTTCCTTTGCATTTATATCAAATAGGACTTAAATTTAGAGATGAGGCTAGACCTAGATTTGGACTTTTAAGATGTAGAGAATTTTTAATGAAAGATGGTTATAGTTTTCATAGCAGTGAAGCTGATTTAGACAAAGAATTTAATCTTATGCATGAAACTTATAGTAAAATTCTTACAAGATTAGGGCTTGAATTTAGAGCTGTTGAAGCTGATAGTGGGGCTATTGGTGGAAGCGGTTCAAAAGAATTTATGGTTTTGGCTAAAAATGGCGAAGATGATATATTATTATGCGAGCATTGTGATTATGCTGCAAATATTGAAGCAGCAAAAAGAGCTAAAAAAAGTTGTGAAGATGAAAGGCCAGAAGCTGATTTTGCTACACAATTTCACACTCCAAATGTAAAAACTATAGAAGAATTAGCGGAATTTTTTAAAATTAATCCTTACTATACTGTTAAAGCTATTGCTAAAAAAGCTATTTATGAAAATGAAGAAAAAATTGTAGTATTTTTTATACGCGGCGATGATGAACTGCAAGAAGTTAAAGCACTAAATGCAGCAAATGCATTAGAATTAGTTGATGTAAGTGAAGAAGAATTAGAAAAAGCAGGTTTGGTACCAGGATTTATCGGCTTTGTAGGATTAAATGGAGTTGATTTTTATATTGATCGTGAGCTTGAAAATGAAACAAATATGATTATTGGAGCAAATAAAAAAGATTATCATTTAGTCGGAATCAATGTTGTAAATTTAAATAAAGAACGCTTTAAAGATCTTGCAGCAGTTAAAGAGCATGATCTTTGTCCAAAATGTCAGCACAAGCTTAAGCAAAGCAAAGGTATTGAAGTAGGGCATATTTTTAAACTTGGAAATAAATACTCAAAAGCAATGAATGCAAGCTATTTAGATGAAAATGGTAAAGCTCAATTTTTCACTATGGGTTGTTATGGTATGGGAGTGAGCCGTTTAGTAGCTGTCGCCATAGAAGCAAGCCATGATGAAAAAGGTTGTATTTGGAATAAAACTCTAGCTCCTTTTGTTTTAGATATTATCGTTTCTAATATAAAAGATACAAAAGCTATGGAATTTGCCGAGCAAATTTATACTCATTTTAAAGATAAAGAAATTTTGTTTGATGATAGAAATGAGCGTTTTGGTGTAAAGATTAATGATTTTGAATTAATGGGCTTTCCTTATGCTTTAGTTATAGGTAAAGGCTTAGAAAGCGATGAAGTAGAGTTAATCCATAGAAATACCTTAGAAAAACAAGTTTTAAAAACCCAAGAAGTAATTTCACACTTAGAGAAAATTTTATGA
- a CDS encoding FxsA family protein, which produces MIAKTNLSAFLILELIASILFIVFFGFLNFFMIVFASMFLGAMFLAKTWTNLITMQNANTNLFGMIKLFSLTIVGILLLIPGILSTFLGILLLFFMMILKLFTKQKRKYHQTNNEEEIIDVEIIQEHKKCN; this is translated from the coding sequence ATGATAGCAAAAACAAATTTAAGTGCTTTTTTGATTTTAGAATTGATTGCTAGTATTTTATTTATAGTCTTTTTTGGTTTTTTAAATTTTTTTATGATAGTTTTTGCAAGTATGTTTTTAGGAGCAATGTTTTTAGCAAAGACTTGGACAAATCTCATCACTATGCAAAATGCCAATACTAATTTATTTGGTATGATTAAATTATTTTCCTTAACTATAGTTGGAATTTTACTTTTAATACCAGGAATTTTAAGCACATTTTTGGGAATTTTACTCTTATTTTTTATGATGATATTAAAATTATTTACAAAACAAAAAAGAAAATATCATCAAACAAACAACGAAGAAGAAATCATAGATGTAGAAATCATACAGGAGCATAAAAAATGCAATTAA
- the hemC gene encoding hydroxymethylbilane synthase, whose protein sequence is MQLIIATRKSQLALWQSEYIKNKLLQTHSDLEISLEGFKTKGDVLLDSPLAKIGGKGLFTKELEESMLRGDSHLAVHSLKDVPSFFPDGLVLAAISKREVVNDAFLSEYYESLNALPKGAKVGTTSLRRRMQLLALRPDLNIISLRGNINSRLEKLKAKEFDAIILALAGIKRLDLDKEIKYIRAFELDEMIPAASQGALGIESIDDKQILKYLECLNDKNAFVETYIERDFIRTLEGGCQVPIGINAKIIDEKIEIRAIVGLPDASKILKEKRVIDKQNYSNAGELLAKEMIAKGAKEILKEAESMI, encoded by the coding sequence ATGCAATTAATCATCGCAACAAGAAAAAGCCAACTTGCATTATGGCAAAGTGAGTATATAAAAAATAAATTATTACAAACACATTCTGATTTAGAAATCTCTTTAGAGGGTTTTAAAACTAAAGGTGATGTTTTACTTGATTCTCCTTTAGCTAAAATAGGTGGAAAAGGACTTTTTACAAAAGAACTTGAAGAAAGTATGTTAAGAGGTGATTCACACTTAGCTGTGCATAGCTTAAAAGATGTGCCAAGCTTCTTTCCTGATGGCTTAGTTTTAGCTGCTATTTCAAAAAGAGAAGTGGTAAATGATGCTTTTTTAAGTGAGTATTATGAAAGCTTAAATGCTCTTCCAAAAGGTGCAAAAGTAGGCACTACAAGTCTTAGAAGAAGAATGCAGCTTTTAGCGTTAAGACCTGATTTAAATATCATTTCTTTAAGAGGTAATATCAACTCACGCTTAGAAAAACTTAAAGCTAAGGAATTTGATGCTATTATTTTAGCTCTAGCTGGCATTAAACGCTTGGATTTAGATAAAGAAATAAAGTACATTAGGGCTTTTGAGCTTGATGAGATGATACCTGCAGCTTCTCAAGGAGCTTTAGGTATAGAAAGCATTGATGATAAACAAATTTTAAAATACCTTGAATGCTTAAACGATAAAAATGCCTTTGTAGAAACTTATATAGAAAGAGATTTTATAAGAACCCTAGAAGGTGGTTGTCAAGTACCTATAGGAATTAATGCAAAAATCATTGATGAAAAAATAGAAATTCGCGCCATAGTGGGCTTACCCGATGCAAGTAAAATTTTAAAAGAAAAAAGAGTGATTGATAAGCAAAATTACTCAAATGCAGGCGAGCTTTTAGCCAAAGAAATGATAGCAAAAGGTGCAAAAGAAATTTTAAAAGAAGCAGAGAGTATGATATAA
- a CDS encoding menaquinone biosynthesis decarboxylase gives MQKFVELLEKNNLLKTIHEPVDVELEMAHLAYIEVKKEDSKALLFTNAVKNGKKYDYPVLLNTFCSKKALNLAFGKDYEDVAKEISSLLKMHIPQSFGAKLNFFKTLLDLKNIPPKRIKKDGEFNYKSLNSLYEIPILKTWEKDAAPFITMGQVYTQSIDEKQNNLGMYRLQVVDEKTLLMHWQIHKDASHFFHEYKKANQKMPVSIAIGGDPLYIWCAQAPLPKGIFELLLYGFIKKKPAILAKCKSNHLYVPYDSDFVIEGFVDPNEFAPEGPFGDHTGFYTPVELCPVLKVEKIFVKKNAIYQATVVGKPPLEDKYMGLGTERVFLPLLQTNAPDLIDYNMPENGVFHNLILAKIEAKYPAHAKQVMHTFWGVGQMSFVKHAIFVDENAPCLQDYDKLIPYILNRFDEEKLLISEGICDQLDHASSTYCYGGKAGLDACGDEKKVELEILSDETLFSLFKEKDQNILKLKQFYTQTFAPICVILIDKKEKIAQIFEKLQIYKKHFRILVFLDSDAILENPYMLIWRVVNNIDAKRDIFIKKDCVAIDATNKGSLEDYHKEWPLMTNCSKEVIDRLIAKKLLVNDEKFFKKFEIF, from the coding sequence ATGCAAAAATTCGTAGAGCTTTTAGAAAAAAATAATTTATTAAAAACCATCCATGAGCCAGTAGATGTAGAACTTGAAATGGCACATTTAGCTTATATAGAAGTTAAAAAAGAAGACTCTAAAGCCTTGCTTTTTACTAATGCAGTAAAAAATGGCAAAAAATACGATTATCCTGTATTATTAAATACTTTTTGCAGCAAAAAAGCTTTAAATTTAGCATTTGGAAAAGATTATGAAGATGTAGCTAAAGAAATTAGCTCTTTACTTAAAATGCACATACCGCAAAGCTTTGGTGCGAAATTAAATTTTTTCAAAACCTTGCTTGATTTAAAAAATATCCCACCAAAACGCATCAAAAAAGATGGAGAATTTAACTACAAAAGCTTAAATTCTTTATATGAAATACCTATTTTAAAAACTTGGGAAAAAGACGCTGCACCTTTTATCACTATGGGGCAAGTTTATACTCAAAGCATAGATGAAAAACAAAATAATCTTGGAATGTATCGCTTGCAAGTAGTTGATGAAAAAACCTTGCTTATGCATTGGCAAATTCACAAAGACGCGAGCCACTTTTTCCATGAGTATAAAAAAGCAAATCAAAAAATGCCAGTAAGTATAGCCATAGGTGGAGATCCTTTATATATTTGGTGTGCTCAAGCGCCTTTACCAAAAGGTATTTTTGAACTTTTACTTTATGGTTTTATTAAGAAAAAACCTGCTATTTTGGCAAAATGCAAAAGCAATCACCTCTATGTGCCTTATGATAGTGATTTTGTGATTGAAGGTTTTGTAGATCCAAATGAATTTGCACCCGAGGGGCCTTTTGGAGATCATACAGGCTTTTATACTCCTGTTGAACTTTGTCCTGTCTTAAAAGTAGAAAAAATCTTTGTTAAAAAAAATGCGATTTATCAAGCTACGGTTGTAGGAAAACCGCCTTTAGAAGATAAATACATGGGGCTTGGCACAGAAAGAGTTTTTCTACCTTTACTTCAAACTAACGCACCTGATTTGATAGATTATAACATGCCTGAAAATGGAGTTTTTCATAATTTAATCTTAGCCAAAATAGAAGCAAAATATCCAGCTCATGCAAAACAAGTAATGCATACTTTTTGGGGAGTAGGGCAAATGAGTTTTGTAAAACATGCTATTTTTGTCGATGAAAATGCACCTTGCTTGCAAGATTATGACAAGCTCATACCTTATATACTTAATCGCTTTGATGAAGAAAAATTACTCATAAGTGAAGGAATTTGCGATCAACTCGATCATGCTTCAAGCACTTATTGTTACGGTGGTAAAGCAGGGCTTGATGCGTGTGGCGATGAGAAAAAAGTTGAACTTGAAATTCTAAGTGATGAAACTTTGTTTTCACTTTTTAAAGAAAAAGATCAAAATATTTTAAAATTAAAACAATTTTACACCCAAACCTTTGCTCCAATTTGTGTGATCTTAATTGATAAAAAAGAAAAAATTGCTCAAATTTTTGAAAAACTACAAATTTATAAAAAACATTTTAGAATTTTAGTTTTTTTAGATTCAGATGCTATTTTGGAAAATCCTTATATGTTAATTTGGCGTGTGGTAAATAATATTGATGCAAAAAGAGATATATTTATCAAAAAAGATTGTGTTGCAATTGATGCGACAAATAAAGGATCATTAGAAGATTATCATAAAGAATGGCCTTTAATGACAAATTGCTCCAAAGAAGTTATAGACAGACTTATTGCAAAAAAATTACTTGTAAATGATGAAAAATTCTTCAAAAAGTTTGAAATTTTTTAA
- a CDS encoding FlaG family protein, with product MDISNIQRDTNITHFNTKSVEKPSQENKQQVDLNDQDENLNEKLKNATEKLNRQMETLETNVRFAYNDKINEMYVNVTEKDTGRLIRKIPSEEVMKLIEHFKGVIGTIFDKES from the coding sequence ATGGACATTAGCAATATTCAAAGGGATACAAATATAACTCATTTTAACACAAAAAGTGTTGAAAAGCCATCTCAAGAGAATAAGCAACAGGTTGATTTAAATGATCAAGATGAGAATTTAAATGAAAAATTAAAAAACGCAACAGAAAAACTTAATAGACAAATGGAAACATTGGAAACAAATGTGCGTTTTGCGTATAATGATAAAATAAATGAAATGTATGTAAATGTCACCGAAAAAGACACAGGTAGATTAATACGCAAAATTCCTAGTGAAGAAGTTATGAAATTAATAGAACATTTTAAAGGTGTTATTGGCACCATTTTTGATAAGGAGAGTTAA